The genomic interval GTCCCAGCTTTTTCAGTGGACGGGGGAAGAATATTATGATCGCTCCTTTTTAGCAGAAATAAGAATTACGACAAATCCACAAGAATTGCTGTAAGAATTGGTGTCATCATATCTACGGCTTTTTTGGGTCGGGAATACTAATAATCCTTTTCGGGGTCCTTTATTGGTGGCATGTGGATTATATTAATAGGATGGTTTTTGCAGAATGGAGCGCAATCATATATGTATCAGTATGATATTATGAAGATACTATCCACGATTAAATTGGGCGAGTTGATGAAGATTAATATTATTTCGGTACCAGAAGATATTACAGTCAGTAACATTTTAAGAAACTATTTTAATGTTTATATGAAAAGTTCTTATCCAGTAACAAAAATAAACTACGAGATTATTGGCATAGTCTCTCTTAAAAGCTGTTTGAATGTTCCAGAATCAGAAAGAGATACCGTTCTTGTTAAGGATGTGATGTCCTCAAAAAGCCAGATAAAGTTGTTGAATGTAGATGATACTGCTGAAAGGTACTCTCAATTATGATTAAAGAAAACCAAGACAAGATCCTTGTTTGGACAATTGCGGCATACTGGAAGGAATTGTTAGTAAGACCGACATAATTGAAGCAATGGATGAAAGAAAATCCTTTTTGAAAAAACGAAATAAAGAAACCCCATGGTCAAAATAATTTCTTCTTGCTTACTTGTTGACGAGGCTCAATTTTCCCTATCCTTTTTGCAAGTAATGATACAACTGAGATTGGGTCATAATTCTGAAATTTAGCGAGCCTTCCAGTTAATCATATTTGGATTGAAGCAATAGATACTAACTAAAAGACCATGCAGTTAAAGTCATTTTAGATGAAGAATAAGAATTAATTGGTGTAATCTAAAGGAATAGCGAAGCAAAGCAATTACATCCGTACCTGGCAGGTCTCTTAATATACTCTCTACACAAGATAGAGATACATGAAGATGAATGTTAATCCAAGTAAAATCAATGAAGACGTTACAAACATAAATACAGATACCAATATTGATAATTATCATAATAAATTTGGATTATTGGAAGCCTA from Candidatus Nitrosocosmicus hydrocola carries:
- a CDS encoding CBS domain-containing protein, producing the protein MKILSTIKLGELMKINIISVPEDITVSNILRNYFNVYMKSSYPVTKINYEIIGIVSLKSCLNVPESERDTVLVKDVMSSKSQIKLLNVDDTAERYSQL